From Weissella confusa, a single genomic window includes:
- a CDS encoding MDR family MFS transporter, whose amino-acid sequence MATKQFTDINGKPFNRNAMVAVLLIGTFAGALMQTSLGTAIPTLMRDFDITLATAQQATTWFMLANGIMMPVSAFLSTRIPTKVLYITAYLLLFIGMTITSLTPADHDMWWMFLAGRIIAAIAVGISMPLMQVVMVNIFPAEARGTAMGLNGIVIGLAPAIGPTSSGWLLQKHGTVMGLNLNGSWRLIFHLPMAVLALVIIAAPFFIKNVIKNERMKLDLPSLVISTVGFGSFLWAFTNVATDGWGNVKTVIAPMIIGALIIVLFVLRQLRLDEPFVDVRVFKNRQFTLTTICVMMSMSAMMGVEMMLPTYLQNVHLLTPLQSGLTLMPGALMIGVMAVLAGRDYDRIGAKRLTITGFTFVTIGTLPFLFLSPTTPTHFITTLYAVRMFGIATALVPLTAMAMAVLPKNEAPHATAANNTARQVASAIVVALLSSVTQNVIANHEPAKHLKTTNPLQYGADYLEASMKGFHVSFAIGLSFAIIGIIVALFLKGGKIVPVAATNEEDAA is encoded by the coding sequence ATGGCTACAAAGCAATTTACAGACATCAATGGCAAACCGTTCAATCGTAATGCGATGGTTGCGGTGCTATTGATTGGAACGTTTGCCGGAGCGCTGATGCAGACATCGCTCGGAACAGCCATTCCAACGCTGATGCGTGATTTCGATATTACGTTAGCGACCGCACAACAGGCAACGACTTGGTTTATGTTGGCGAATGGGATTATGATGCCGGTTTCGGCATTCTTATCAACCCGTATACCGACGAAAGTGTTGTACATCACAGCGTATTTGCTGTTATTTATCGGTATGACCATCACGTCGCTGACACCAGCCGACCATGATATGTGGTGGATGTTCCTAGCTGGCCGAATCATTGCCGCGATTGCGGTTGGTATTTCGATGCCACTAATGCAGGTTGTTATGGTGAATATTTTCCCAGCCGAGGCACGTGGGACAGCCATGGGGTTGAACGGAATCGTCATCGGATTAGCGCCGGCGATTGGGCCAACGTCATCTGGCTGGTTGCTACAAAAGCACGGGACAGTAATGGGTTTGAACTTGAACGGCTCGTGGCGTTTGATTTTCCATTTGCCAATGGCTGTGCTAGCGCTAGTCATCATTGCCGCGCCGTTCTTTATTAAAAACGTCATTAAGAATGAACGCATGAAACTTGATTTACCATCACTGGTCATTTCAACGGTTGGGTTCGGCTCATTCTTGTGGGCGTTTACCAACGTTGCAACCGATGGCTGGGGCAACGTGAAAACGGTTATTGCACCAATGATTATAGGTGCCTTAATTATTGTGCTATTCGTGCTACGTCAGTTACGTTTGGATGAGCCGTTTGTGGACGTTCGTGTGTTTAAGAATAGGCAATTCACGTTGACGACCATCTGTGTGATGATGTCGATGAGTGCCATGATGGGGGTTGAAATGATGCTTCCAACGTACTTGCAGAACGTGCACTTGTTAACGCCGTTGCAATCAGGACTAACATTGATGCCAGGGGCACTGATGATTGGTGTTATGGCAGTGTTGGCAGGACGTGATTATGATCGAATCGGGGCAAAGCGTCTGACAATTACCGGCTTTACATTTGTGACAATTGGGACGTTACCATTCTTGTTCTTGTCACCAACAACGCCAACACATTTCATCACGACCCTGTACGCAGTGCGTATGTTTGGAATTGCAACTGCACTAGTACCGTTGACGGCGATGGCGATGGCGGTATTGCCAAAGAACGAAGCGCCACACGCGACCGCGGCAAACAACACAGCCCGTCAGGTAGCGTCAGCAATCGTGGTGGCCTTGCTGTCATCAGTGACGCAGAACGTCATTGCTAATCACGAGCCAGCCAAACACTTGAAAACGACGAACCCATTACAATATGGTGCTGATTATTTGGAGGCCTCAATGAAAGGGTTCCACGTGTCATTTGCAATTGGTTTGAGTTTCGCGATTATTGGGATTATCGTCGCACTGTTCTTGAAGGGCGGTAAGATTGTGCCAGTAGCAGCAACGAATGAGGAGGATGCAGCATGA
- a CDS encoding DegV family protein, with protein sequence MAKVKIVTDSTARLTPEEVAAYDIAVVPLTVMIDGVVYHDGVSITPSEFIEKMAEAKALPTTSQPSLGAFTEIYETMPEDVEILSLHLTNKLSGTVQAAEQASRMVPQDVVVRDSNYIDRALAMQVLVAGRMAEAGATRDEILAELQRVEDNTELYLTVSTLKNLVAGGRLSKTAGLIGSLLDIKVGAHVPLGQITMEVKGRGKKTIKAYQDLIFERMQAEENGIAVIGISLADAAEDAENLAARARELFPDAIVDIAETTPIESTHAGPGAMGISYLKNYA encoded by the coding sequence ATGGCTAAAGTAAAAATTGTAACTGACTCAACAGCGCGTTTGACGCCGGAAGAAGTGGCTGCATATGATATTGCGGTTGTACCTCTAACGGTGATGATTGATGGCGTGGTGTACCACGATGGGGTATCAATTACACCAAGCGAATTTATTGAGAAGATGGCGGAAGCTAAGGCGTTGCCAACGACATCACAACCATCACTGGGCGCGTTTACGGAAATTTATGAAACGATGCCAGAAGATGTTGAAATCTTGTCATTGCATTTGACGAACAAGTTGTCAGGGACGGTGCAAGCTGCTGAACAGGCATCACGCATGGTGCCACAAGATGTTGTTGTGCGTGATTCGAACTACATTGATCGTGCCTTGGCGATGCAAGTGTTGGTCGCTGGTCGCATGGCCGAAGCTGGTGCAACACGTGATGAAATCTTGGCAGAATTGCAACGCGTTGAAGATAACACGGAATTGTACCTAACTGTTAGCACGTTGAAGAACTTGGTCGCAGGTGGTCGTTTGTCAAAGACGGCGGGATTGATTGGTTCTTTGTTGGATATCAAGGTTGGGGCACACGTGCCACTTGGTCAAATCACGATGGAAGTTAAGGGTCGTGGTAAGAAGACAATCAAGGCCTACCAAGACTTGATTTTTGAGCGTATGCAAGCGGAAGAAAACGGCATTGCGGTTATCGGTATTTCACTCGCTGATGCAGCTGAAGATGCTGAAAACTTGGCAGCGCGTGCCCGTGAGTTGTTCCCTGATGCAATTGTGGATATTGCGGAAACAACGCCAATCGAGTCAACACACGCTGGCCCAGGTGCAATGGGTATTTCTTACTTGAAGAACTACGCCTAA